In Labrus mixtus chromosome 13, fLabMix1.1, whole genome shotgun sequence, a single genomic region encodes these proteins:
- the nr4a2a gene encoding nuclear receptor subfamily 4 group A member 2a produces MPCVQAQYGSSPQGASPASQSYSYHTAGEYSCDFLTPEFVKFSMDLTNTEITATTSLPSFSTFMDNYNTGYDVKPPCLYQMPHSGEQSSIKVEDVQMHSYHQQGHLPPQSEEMLAHSGPMYFKPSSPHAPSTPNFQVQPNHMWEDPGSLHSFHQNYVTSHMIDQRKNPVSRLSLFSFKQSPPGTPVSSCQMRFDGPLHVMNHDNSGVHRGLDAQSFAVPSALRKQAGLAFPHSLQLGHAHQLVDSQVPSPPSRGSPSNEGLCAVCGDNAACQHYGVRTCEGCKGFFKRTVQKNAKYVCLANKNCPVDKRRRNRCQFCRFQKCIVVGMVREVVRTDNLKGRRGRLPSKPKSPQEPSPPSPPVSLISALVRAHVDSNPSMSALDYSRFQANPDYQMTGDNTQHIQQFYDLLTGSMEIIRGWAEKIPSFSDLPKQDQDLLFESAFLELFVLRLAYRSNPVEGKLIFCNGVVLHRLQCVRGFGEWVDSIAEFSSNLQSMNIDISAFSCIAALAMVTERHGLKEPKRVEDLQNKIVNCLKDQVTFNGGGLNRPNYLSKLLGKLPELRTLCTQGLQRIFYLKLEDLVPPPAIIDKLFLDTLPF; encoded by the exons ATGCCCTGCGTCCAGGCTCAGTATGGATCATCACCTCAAGGAGCGAGTCCTGCCTCCCAGAGTTACAGCTACCACACCGCAGGAGAATACAGCTGCGACTTCTTAACACCCGAGTTTGTGAAGTTTAGCATGGACTTGACCAATACTGAGATCACAGCCACTACTTCTCTGCCGAGTTTCAGTACATTCATGGACAACTATAACACCGGTTACGACGTCAAACCGCCCTGTCTGTATCAAATGCCGCACTCTGGAGAACAGTCTTCCATCAAGGTGGAGGACGTCCAGATGCACAGCTACCATCAGCAGGGTCACCTGCCGCCTCAATCAGAAGAGATGTTGGCCCACTCTGGGCCTATGTACTTCAAACCGTCCTCTCCGCACGCGCCGAGCACGCCAAACTTCCAGGTTCAGCCTAATCACATGTGGGAGGACCCGGGCTCCCTCCACAGTTTCCACCAGAACTATGTCACTTCTCACATGATAGACCAGCGCAAGAACCCAGTGTCGAGGCTTTCGCTCTTTTCCTTCAAGCAGTCCCCGCCCGGCACGCCCGTTTCCAGCTGTCAGATGCGCTTTGACGGGCCGCTGCACGTCATGAACCACGACAACTCCGGCGTGCACCGCGGCCTGGACGCTCAGAGTTTTGCGGTGCCGAGCGCCCTCCGGAAACAGGCGGGTCTGGCCTTCCCGCACTCCCTGCAGCTCGGCCACGCGCACCAGCTGGTGGACAGCCAAGTGCCATCGCCCCCGTCCCGAGGATCTCCGTCAAACGAGGGTCTGTGCGCGGTGTGTGGGGACAACGCAGCATGCCAGCATTATGGAGTGAGGACCTGCGAGGGCTGCAAAGGATTTTTCAAG CGCACTGTTCAGAAAAATGCCAAATACGTTTGTTTAGCGAATAAAAACTGTCCTGTTGACAAACGCCGAAGAAACCGGTGCCAGTTCTGTCGCTTCCAAAAGTGTATTGTCGTCGGAATGGTGAGAGAAG TTGTCCGGACAGATAATCTTAAAGGTCGGAGAGGACGGCTGCCATCCAAACCCAAAAGTCCCCAGGAGCCATCCCCTCCCTCGCCGCCGGTGAGCCTCATAAGCGCTCTTGTTAGGGCTCACGTGGACTCCAACCCCTCCATGTCTGCTTTGGACTACTCCAGG TTCCAGGCTAACCCTGACTACCAAATGACTGGAGACAACACTCAGCACATCCAGCAGTTCTATGATCTCCTGACGGGCTCCATGGAGATCATCCGGGGCTGGGCGGAGAAGATCCCCAGCTTCTCTGATCTACCGAAACAAGATCAAGATCTCCTCTTTGAATCCGCCTTCCTGGAACTTTTCGTTCTGCGGCTGGCATACAG GTCCAACCCGGTGGAAGGCAAACTTATTTTTTGTAATGGAGTGGTGTTACACAGGCTACAGTGCGTCCGTGGATTTGGAGAGTGGGTGGACTCCATCGCGGAGTTTTCTTCCAACTTGCAGAGCATGAACATAGACATATCAGCTTTCTCCTGCATCGCAGCTCTGGCCATGGTAACAG AGCGACACGGACTCAAGGAACCGAAGAGAGTCGAGGACCTCCAAAACAAGATAGTCAACTGCCTCAAAGATCAAGTAACATTCAATGGCGGTGGATTGAATCGTCCCAACTACTTGTCAAAACTCTTGGGAAAGCTCCCTGAACTGCGCACGCTATGTACCCAAGGTCTGCAGCGTATCTTTTACCTTAAACTAGAAGATCTAGTCCCTCCGCCAGCAATAATTGACAAACTTTTCCTCGACACCCTGCCTTTCTGA